The following are encoded in a window of Streptomyces sp. 11x1 genomic DNA:
- a CDS encoding alpha/beta hydrolase: MTRLTHVKHGPYAPPAAVRELAAVSADGARLHVELHGPQDAPTVVLVHGWTCSTAYWAAQVRDLCVDHRVVVYDQRGHGRSPASAVCSADGLADDLEAVLAATLAPGEKAVLAGHSMGGMTLMAAAGRPGFQEHAATVLLCSTGSSRLVDESLVVPLGPGRVRAWLTRKVLGSRAPLGPVTPIARRILKYATMGPGSSPVMVEACARIVHSCPARVRHAWSHVLASLDLDHGVRALTVPTAVIVGTADRMTPPVHARALAAALPDCVGVSELTGVGHMAPVEAPEAVTARIRELAALYVRAGRDELEEAGA, from the coding sequence GTGACCCGACTGACGCATGTGAAGCACGGGCCCTACGCGCCGCCCGCAGCCGTCCGGGAGTTGGCGGCCGTGTCCGCCGACGGGGCGCGGCTGCACGTCGAGCTGCACGGTCCGCAGGATGCGCCGACGGTGGTGCTCGTCCACGGTTGGACCTGCTCGACGGCGTACTGGGCGGCGCAGGTCCGGGACCTCTGCGTCGACCATCGGGTCGTCGTCTACGACCAGCGCGGGCACGGGCGCAGCCCCGCGTCCGCCGTGTGCAGCGCGGACGGTCTCGCCGACGATCTGGAGGCGGTGCTCGCGGCGACACTCGCGCCGGGCGAGAAGGCGGTGCTGGCCGGGCACTCCATGGGCGGGATGACGCTGATGGCCGCCGCCGGCCGACCGGGCTTCCAGGAGCACGCGGCGACGGTCCTGCTGTGCAGCACGGGCAGTTCGCGGCTGGTCGACGAGTCGCTGGTCGTGCCGCTGGGGCCGGGGCGCGTGCGGGCCTGGCTGACCCGGAAGGTCCTCGGCTCCCGGGCGCCGCTCGGGCCGGTCACACCGATCGCCCGGCGGATCCTCAAGTACGCGACCATGGGCCCCGGTTCGTCGCCCGTGATGGTCGAGGCGTGCGCGCGGATCGTGCACTCGTGCCCTGCCAGGGTGCGGCACGCCTGGTCGCACGTCCTCGCCTCGCTCGATCTCGACCACGGCGTACGGGCGTTGACGGTGCCGACGGCCGTGATCGTGGGCACCGCGGACCGGATGACGCCGCCCGTGCACGCGCGGGCGCTGGCCGCCGCGCTGCCCGACTGCGTGGGCGTGAGCGAGCTGACCGGGGTCGGACACATGGCGCCGGTGGAGGCGCCGGAGGCAGTCACCGCGCGCATACGCGAGCTGGCCGCGCTGTACGTACGTGCCGGGCGGGACGAGTTGGAGGAGGCGGGCGCATGA
- a CDS encoding GNAT family N-acetyltransferase: MIIRRVPFDHPDAVKLNDEVQAEYSVRYGDEGDATPMDPAHFVPPAGLYLIAYDEHDSPVATGGWRAQDTNDEGYQDGDAEIKRMYVTPGARGLGLARRILGELEADARAGGRTRMVLETGSKQPEAVTLYTSSGYEPCAKFGHYRFHELSLCFAKPLHP, from the coding sequence ATGATTATCCGCCGGGTCCCTTTCGACCACCCCGACGCCGTCAAGCTCAACGACGAGGTCCAGGCCGAGTACAGCGTCCGCTACGGCGACGAGGGCGACGCCACCCCCATGGACCCGGCGCACTTCGTCCCCCCGGCCGGGCTGTACCTGATCGCCTACGACGAGCACGACAGCCCCGTCGCCACGGGCGGCTGGCGCGCCCAGGACACCAATGACGAGGGGTACCAGGACGGGGACGCCGAGATCAAGCGGATGTACGTCACCCCCGGCGCCCGGGGCCTGGGTCTGGCCCGCCGCATCCTGGGCGAACTGGAGGCCGACGCCCGTGCCGGCGGCCGCACCCGCATGGTCCTGGAGACCGGCTCCAAGCAGCCCGAGGCCGTGACCCTCTACACCTCCAGCGGTTACGAGCCCTGCGCGAAGTTCGGCCACTACCGCTTCCACGAACTGAGCCTCTGCTTCGCCAAGCCACTCCACCCCTGA
- a CDS encoding ATP-binding protein has protein sequence MRGQGPGGHNELSGVVHGPSVQAAVVYGGVQVRTGEAVAARPRTAVPWQLPPAVPLTARTAEVERLEHHRASVSRRGHPVLAAVSGLGGVGKTALTLSWLHGLRPDFPDGQLYADLGAQSPSGPADPGEVLSGFLRGLGVPPRQVPHEPEERAALYRSLTAERALVVLLDDAATAAQVRPLLPGGRTLTVVTGRRRMSGLALEGCYQLQLEPLAPEAALELLAATLADDRVATQTDDARALVRLCAGLPLAVRVAGARLAARPGRRIGAMVRALAAEQGRLDGLAIEGDHGVRAALDLSYRGLPETSARLYRLLGLHPGREFQSAVATAVLARGSADGGPGSVGATGPGPAGATGPGPAGATGPPGAERALENLYDANLLIDVGEDRYRFHDLVRLHAAEKAAQDESEAERAAAFRRLADHYVATATRAEKAVEPYHPLRERSYGLGPVVEGDPGPGPRAALDWLERELPQLMAVIRRARAAGAAEACWQLADAMGPLFVRRKHYDEWLAAYEEGLVAAREVGDTQAACRMLTSGGQGALGSGGHGRALEMFEEAAGLFASIGDMLGHARTLNYRGLAHQRLGQLDEAAVLFARAAVELPRHGDERAGGLARLNAADVDLDLGRPERAAEAAVAARETLLAVDDPYNAARAATLLGRSALLRGRLDEAERLLSGALDALGAVGADSETARALGVLGEVAERRGERALARERYGRALALATAAGRPGQADELRERLRLLTDADADASVDSDAGAGASAASDADAQADAAR, from the coding sequence GTGCGGGGGCAGGGGCCAGGCGGCCACAACGAGCTGAGCGGCGTCGTGCACGGTCCCAGCGTGCAGGCCGCCGTCGTGTACGGCGGGGTCCAGGTCAGGACCGGCGAGGCGGTCGCGGCACGGCCGCGCACCGCGGTTCCGTGGCAACTGCCGCCCGCGGTGCCGCTCACCGCTCGCACGGCCGAGGTCGAGCGACTGGAGCACCACCGCGCCTCCGTGTCCCGCAGGGGGCATCCCGTCCTCGCCGCGGTGAGCGGGCTGGGCGGGGTGGGAAAGACCGCCCTCACCCTCTCCTGGCTGCACGGGCTGCGGCCCGACTTCCCGGACGGCCAGTTGTACGCGGACCTGGGCGCCCAGTCGCCGTCCGGACCGGCCGATCCCGGCGAGGTGCTGAGCGGATTCCTGCGCGGCCTGGGTGTGCCGCCGCGACAGGTTCCGCATGAGCCGGAGGAACGGGCGGCGTTGTACCGGTCGTTGACCGCCGAGCGCGCGCTCGTGGTCCTCCTCGACGACGCGGCGACGGCGGCGCAGGTACGGCCGCTGCTGCCGGGCGGCCGCACCCTCACCGTCGTGACCGGTCGTCGGCGGATGTCCGGCCTGGCGCTCGAAGGCTGCTACCAACTGCAGTTGGAGCCCCTCGCACCGGAGGCGGCGCTGGAACTCCTCGCGGCGACGCTCGCCGACGACCGGGTGGCCACCCAGACCGACGACGCCCGAGCCCTCGTGCGGCTGTGCGCGGGGCTGCCGCTCGCCGTCCGGGTCGCGGGCGCACGGCTCGCCGCCCGGCCGGGCAGGCGCATCGGCGCGATGGTGCGGGCCCTCGCCGCCGAGCAGGGCAGACTCGACGGGCTCGCCATCGAGGGGGATCACGGTGTGCGTGCCGCGCTGGATCTGTCGTACCGGGGCCTGCCCGAGACGTCGGCCCGGCTCTACCGGCTGCTCGGCCTGCATCCCGGACGCGAGTTCCAGAGCGCGGTCGCGACGGCGGTTCTGGCTCGCGGGTCCGCCGACGGCGGGCCGGGGTCCGTCGGCGCCACCGGGCCGGGACCCGCGGGCGCCACCGGGCCGGGACCCGCGGGCGCCACCGGGCCACCCGGCGCGGAGCGTGCGCTGGAGAACCTGTACGACGCCAATCTGCTGATCGACGTGGGCGAGGACCGGTACCGCTTCCACGACCTCGTCCGGCTGCACGCGGCCGAGAAAGCCGCGCAGGACGAGTCCGAGGCGGAACGGGCGGCCGCGTTCCGCCGGCTCGCGGACCACTATGTGGCCACCGCGACCCGGGCGGAGAAGGCCGTCGAGCCGTACCACCCCTTGCGGGAGCGGTCCTACGGCCTCGGTCCTGTCGTCGAGGGCGACCCCGGGCCCGGACCACGGGCCGCACTGGACTGGCTGGAGCGGGAACTGCCCCAGCTGATGGCGGTGATCCGCCGTGCCAGGGCGGCGGGCGCGGCGGAGGCCTGCTGGCAGCTCGCCGATGCCATGGGGCCGCTCTTCGTCCGCCGCAAGCACTACGACGAGTGGCTCGCCGCGTACGAGGAGGGGCTGGTGGCGGCGCGCGAGGTGGGCGACACCCAGGCCGCGTGCCGGATGCTGACGTCCGGGGGCCAGGGCGCTCTGGGGAGCGGCGGGCACGGGCGGGCGCTGGAGATGTTCGAGGAGGCGGCCGGGCTGTTCGCCTCCATCGGCGACATGCTCGGCCACGCCCGTACGCTCAACTACCGAGGACTGGCCCACCAGCGGCTGGGGCAACTGGACGAAGCGGCCGTACTGTTCGCCCGCGCGGCCGTCGAACTGCCCAGACACGGGGACGAACGCGCCGGCGGGCTCGCCCGGCTCAACGCCGCCGACGTCGACCTCGACCTCGGCCGTCCGGAGCGGGCAGCCGAAGCGGCCGTGGCCGCACGGGAGACGTTGCTGGCCGTGGACGACCCCTACAACGCCGCGAGGGCCGCCACGCTGCTCGGCCGGTCCGCCCTGCTTCGGGGCCGGCTCGACGAGGCGGAACGTCTGCTCTCCGGGGCGCTCGACGCTCTGGGCGCCGTGGGGGCGGACTCCGAGACGGCCCGGGCGCTCGGTGTGCTGGGCGAGGTCGCCGAGCGCCGCGGTGAGCGTGCCCTCGCCCGGGAGCGCTACGGCCGGGCCCTCGCGCTGGCCACCGCGGCGGGCCGGCCGGGGCAGGCCGACGAACTGCGCGAACGGTTGAGGTTGTTGACCGATGCCGATGCCGACGCTTCGGTCGACAGCGACGCCGGTGCCGGTGCCTCGGCCGCCAGCGACGCCGATGCCCAGGCCGATGCCGCCAGGTGA
- a CDS encoding BTAD domain-containing putative transcriptional regulator, whose translation MVHLLALGPLELWQGGRQYPLGSLKERRVLAVLLYAQGDPVAVDTLVERVWDDEVPVTAVETLHSYLSRLRTRLRRAVGDLAVLERPSPRRYRLRVRHADDVDFVRLQRLRDEARAAAGRGDREYAVGLLHTAASLWRGEPFAEFTGDWAASARARLTEDHRRVREERIRLELELGRHADLLGELHELVSLNPLAQQAVTALMLALYRSGRDGEALALYRTTRRRLNEELGIDPGTELQELQRRILGQDPALREHHAAVAEPGTGRGRGASQAADRAAGHPGSSLPRDTRDFTGRASELGFLLAAHGPDGNGTALPVTVVHGMPGVGKSALIVHAAHRMRERYPDGQFYVDLRAYSDQPPQDPADALAFLLHTVGVPDPLPVTLDERAARWREWTARHRVLVVLDNARDAEQIRPLLPGSPDCRAIVASRNRLTELDGATPLLLDVLSVTEAGALFARIAGAARVSDTVALRRVVELCGRHPLTLQLHASRFRHRDTWDLEYVADRLDGAGDRLEEFDERVAAALEMSCADLDASARSLFRRLALHPGPDITLEAAMALSGDVDPGAVRRAAETLLDRHLLDEPVRDRYQLHDLARAFAGRLGRREDPPTERRGALRRLLSYYLTAADRADRLAHPRRRRRRVPRELIAPVTPGFAAEPPTGSAAEEASVWLTVERGNLLAVARTAAAEFPEYAALFPHVLAHSLQRWGTHDITAELQAAALIALRSGEDRPALARTLVERASVLARENHNAALEHATEALTLFEELGDPRGRADALLEIGRAHLGAGRGEACLRELDRCLVLYRAVDDPHGIAATLNVQGTARVHRAEYTEATHCFRTMLGINRELRDRHGEAVAWNNLGDIRLALGLPEEAGYHYEHALVLMRDIGGKKDLAILDTNLGAVYSATGQPGRALACFRRALASHRAGGDAIGEVNTLISLGETCAGSGRTKDALDHFGAAEKVARRIDNSYERQRALLGIADTHYRERRWGISLETYRKALSIAHEHSYSLCSARALAGISRVSLRMNDVPSARAHAERALAMYRRLGADGEAAELGRVFDDWGATGS comes from the coding sequence GTGGTGCACCTTCTTGCGCTCGGGCCGCTCGAACTGTGGCAAGGGGGACGGCAGTACCCGCTCGGCTCGCTGAAGGAGCGGCGGGTGCTCGCGGTCCTGCTGTACGCCCAGGGTGATCCCGTCGCCGTCGACACGCTCGTCGAACGGGTCTGGGACGACGAGGTGCCCGTTACCGCCGTGGAGACGCTGCACTCCTATCTCTCCCGGCTGCGCACCCGGCTGCGTCGCGCCGTCGGTGATCTGGCCGTGCTGGAGCGCCCGTCCCCGCGCCGCTACCGGCTGCGCGTCCGGCACGCGGACGACGTGGACTTCGTACGGCTGCAGCGGCTGCGTGACGAGGCCCGTGCGGCGGCCGGGCGCGGGGACCGGGAGTACGCCGTCGGTCTGCTGCACACCGCCGCGTCGCTGTGGCGGGGGGAGCCGTTCGCCGAGTTCACCGGCGACTGGGCCGCGTCCGCCCGGGCACGGCTGACCGAGGACCACCGCCGGGTGCGCGAGGAACGCATCCGGCTGGAACTGGAGCTGGGCCGTCACGCCGACCTCCTCGGCGAACTCCATGAACTGGTCTCCCTGAACCCGCTGGCCCAACAGGCGGTCACGGCCCTGATGCTGGCCCTGTACCGGTCCGGCCGGGACGGCGAGGCGCTGGCCCTGTACCGCACCACGCGCCGGCGGCTGAACGAGGAGCTCGGCATCGACCCCGGTACCGAACTCCAGGAACTGCAGCGGCGGATCCTCGGTCAGGACCCCGCCCTGCGGGAGCACCACGCGGCGGTGGCCGAGCCCGGGACCGGCCGGGGGAGGGGTGCCTCGCAGGCGGCGGACCGTGCCGCCGGGCACCCGGGGAGCAGTCTGCCGCGGGACACCCGGGACTTCACCGGCCGCGCGAGCGAGCTGGGCTTCCTGCTCGCCGCCCACGGACCCGACGGCAACGGGACCGCGCTGCCGGTCACCGTCGTGCACGGCATGCCCGGCGTCGGCAAGTCCGCGCTGATCGTGCACGCCGCGCACCGGATGCGCGAGCGCTATCCGGACGGCCAGTTCTACGTGGACCTGCGCGCCTACAGCGACCAACCGCCCCAGGATCCCGCGGACGCCCTGGCGTTCCTGCTGCACACCGTCGGAGTGCCCGATCCGCTGCCCGTCACCCTGGACGAGCGGGCCGCGCGCTGGCGAGAGTGGACCGCCCGGCACCGGGTCCTGGTGGTGCTCGACAACGCCCGGGACGCCGAGCAGATCCGCCCGCTGCTGCCCGGCTCGCCGGACTGCCGCGCGATCGTCGCCAGCCGTAACCGGCTCACCGAACTGGACGGCGCCACGCCGCTGTTGCTGGACGTGCTGTCCGTGACGGAGGCCGGTGCGCTCTTCGCCCGGATCGCGGGGGCGGCCCGGGTCTCCGACACCGTCGCCCTGCGCCGGGTCGTGGAACTGTGCGGCAGGCATCCGCTCACCCTGCAGCTGCACGCGAGCCGGTTCCGGCACCGGGACACCTGGGACCTGGAGTACGTCGCGGACCGGCTGGACGGGGCCGGCGACCGGTTGGAGGAGTTCGACGAACGGGTCGCCGCCGCTCTGGAGATGTCCTGCGCCGATCTGGACGCCTCGGCGCGCAGCCTGTTCCGCCGGCTCGCGCTGCACCCGGGCCCCGACATCACCCTGGAGGCGGCGATGGCGCTGTCCGGGGACGTCGATCCCGGCGCGGTGCGCCGCGCGGCCGAGACCCTGCTGGACCGCCACCTGTTGGACGAACCGGTCCGGGACCGCTATCAACTCCACGATCTGGCCCGTGCGTTCGCCGGCCGTCTCGGTCGCCGGGAGGATCCGCCGACCGAGCGGCGCGGGGCGCTGCGGCGGCTGCTGTCGTACTACCTCACGGCCGCCGACCGGGCGGACCGGCTCGCCCACCCGCGACGGCGCAGACGACGCGTCCCGAGGGAATTGATCGCACCGGTCACCCCCGGGTTCGCCGCGGAGCCGCCCACCGGGTCCGCCGCCGAGGAGGCGTCGGTGTGGCTGACCGTGGAGCGAGGCAACCTGCTGGCGGTGGCACGTACGGCCGCGGCGGAGTTCCCCGAGTACGCGGCGCTCTTCCCGCACGTCCTCGCGCACTCCCTGCAACGCTGGGGCACGCACGACATCACCGCCGAGCTGCAGGCGGCGGCGTTGATCGCGCTGCGCTCGGGCGAGGACCGGCCGGCCCTCGCCCGGACCCTGGTGGAGCGGGCGAGTGTCCTCGCCCGGGAGAACCACAACGCGGCTCTGGAGCACGCCACCGAGGCGTTGACCCTGTTCGAGGAGCTCGGTGACCCCCGGGGCCGGGCCGACGCGCTGCTCGAGATAGGCCGTGCCCATCTCGGGGCGGGCCGCGGCGAGGCGTGTCTGCGGGAACTGGACCGGTGCCTCGTCCTCTACCGCGCTGTCGACGACCCCCATGGCATCGCCGCCACCCTCAATGTGCAGGGCACGGCGAGGGTGCACCGGGCGGAGTACACCGAGGCGACGCACTGCTTCCGGACCATGCTCGGCATCAACCGGGAACTGCGTGACCGTCACGGTGAGGCCGTCGCGTGGAACAACCTCGGGGACATCCGGCTCGCCCTCGGGCTCCCCGAGGAGGCCGGCTACCACTACGAGCACGCCCTCGTCCTGATGCGCGACATCGGAGGGAAGAAGGACCTCGCGATCCTCGACACCAATCTCGGTGCCGTGTACTCCGCCACCGGTCAGCCGGGGCGGGCACTCGCCTGTTTCCGCCGGGCCCTGGCCAGCCATCGGGCGGGCGGGGACGCCATCGGTGAGGTCAACACCCTGATCTCGCTGGGCGAGACCTGTGCGGGTTCCGGTCGCACGAAGGACGCCCTGGACCACTTCGGCGCGGCGGAGAAGGTGGCCCGGCGTATCGACAATTCCTACGAGCGGCAGAGAGCGCTTCTCGGAATTGCTGACACGCATTACAGGGAGAGGCGGTGGGGCATCTCGCTGGAGACCTATCGGAAGGCACTTTCCATCGCGCACGAGCACAGTTATTCGTTGTGCTCGGCGCGGGCGCTGGCCGGTATTTCCCGGGTGAGCCTCCGAATGAACGACGTCCCGTCCGCCCGAGCCCACGCGGAACGCGCGCTGGCGATGTACCGGAGGCTCGGGGCGGACGGGGAGGCGGCTGAACTGGGCCGCGTGTTCGACGACTGGGGTGCTACCGGCTCGTGA
- a CDS encoding NAD(P)/FAD-dependent oxidoreductase — MGGHRGGNGPHVRVAVIGSGFGGLGAAVRLRREGITDFVVLERAGSVGGTWRDNDYPGCACDVPSHLYSFSFAPNFEWPRAFSGQEHIRAYLEHVTDVFGLRPHIRFGSEVLRMAWDGERLCWDIETSGGALSADFVVSATGPLSDPKLPTEAELPGLGSFPGKAFHSARWDHGYDLRGKRVAMIGTGASAIQIVPAIQPEVGRLTLFQRTPPWVLPRVDRSISGAEKWLHKQLPFTAQARRGLLWGVRELQVQAFTKRPNQLGLVERMAKRHMARSVADPQLRARLTPDYRIGCKRILLSNTYYPALTRPNVDVIASGLSKVDGSTLVAADGSAAEVDAIVFGTGFHVTDMPIADRVVGADGRTLAESWAGGGMRSLRGASAAGFPNWMTIIGPNTGLGNSSMILMIESQLNYMADFVRQLDVLGGRVALDARPAAVDAWNERVQKRMERTVWNTGGCTSWYLDASGRNTTVWPGTTTEFRGATRRVDLSEYEVVRAAPPGTRNSGGATDTEKVEAGA, encoded by the coding sequence ATGGGCGGGCACAGGGGCGGGAACGGGCCGCATGTGCGGGTGGCGGTGATCGGCTCCGGGTTCGGCGGGCTCGGGGCGGCCGTGCGGCTGCGGCGCGAGGGGATCACCGACTTCGTCGTCCTGGAGCGGGCGGGGTCGGTCGGCGGCACCTGGCGGGACAACGACTATCCCGGGTGCGCCTGCGACGTGCCCTCCCACCTCTACTCGTTCTCCTTCGCCCCCAACTTCGAGTGGCCGCGCGCCTTCTCCGGGCAGGAGCACATCCGGGCCTATCTGGAGCACGTCACGGACGTCTTCGGGCTGCGGCCGCACATCCGCTTCGGCTCCGAGGTGCTGCGGATGGCCTGGGACGGGGAGCGGCTGTGCTGGGACATCGAGACCAGCGGTGGGGCGCTCTCCGCCGACTTCGTCGTCTCCGCGACCGGGCCGCTGTCCGATCCGAAGCTGCCGACCGAGGCGGAGCTGCCGGGGCTCGGGTCCTTCCCGGGCAAGGCGTTCCACTCCGCCCGCTGGGACCACGGCTACGACCTGCGCGGCAAGCGGGTCGCGATGATCGGTACGGGTGCCTCCGCGATCCAGATCGTGCCGGCGATCCAGCCCGAGGTCGGCCGGCTGACTCTCTTCCAGCGGACCCCGCCCTGGGTGCTGCCGCGCGTCGACCGCAGCATCAGCGGGGCCGAGAAGTGGCTGCACAAGCAGCTGCCGTTCACCGCGCAGGCCCGGCGCGGACTGCTGTGGGGCGTACGGGAGTTGCAGGTGCAGGCCTTCACCAAGCGGCCGAACCAGCTGGGGCTGGTGGAGCGGATGGCGAAGCGGCACATGGCCCGGAGCGTCGCGGATCCGCAGCTGCGGGCCCGGCTCACCCCTGACTACCGCATCGGGTGCAAGCGCATCCTGCTGTCCAACACCTACTATCCGGCGCTCACCCGGCCCAACGTCGACGTCATCGCGTCCGGGCTGTCCAAGGTCGACGGCTCCACACTCGTCGCCGCCGACGGGTCCGCCGCCGAGGTCGACGCGATCGTCTTCGGCACCGGGTTCCACGTCACCGACATGCCCATCGCAGACCGGGTGGTGGGCGCCGACGGGCGCACGCTCGCCGAGTCCTGGGCGGGCGGGGGGATGCGGTCGCTGCGCGGGGCGTCCGCGGCCGGGTTCCCGAACTGGATGACGATCATCGGACCCAACACGGGTCTGGGGAACTCCAGCATGATCCTGATGATCGAGTCCCAGCTGAACTACATGGCCGACTTCGTACGGCAGTTGGACGTGCTCGGGGGCCGCGTGGCCCTCGACGCCCGGCCCGCCGCCGTCGACGCCTGGAACGAGCGGGTGCAGAAGCGCATGGAGCGCACGGTGTGGAACACCGGCGGCTGCACCAGCTGGTACCTCGACGCGAGCGGTCGCAACACGACCGTCTGGCCGGGTACGACCACCGAGTTCCGCGGCGCGACCCGGCGGGTCGACCTGAGCGAGTACGAGGTGGTGCGGGCCGCCCCGCCGGGTACGAGGAACAGCGGCGGGGCGACGGACACGGAGAAGGTGGAGGCCGGAGCGTGA
- a CDS encoding MerR family transcriptional regulator, whose protein sequence is MEQLAEAAGITVRTLRFYRERKLIPPPRREGRIAWYDDTHLARLRTIAALLERGHTLSGIAELAEAFDQGRDVGDLLGLGVPTEETPVRLTPEELADHFGDQATSENLAAALDLGYLGTDGGEIVHISRRLLDVSAALVREGVPLADVLSAGRRVREHAEALAALFTDLILTQPGRTTEDLARLRPLAKSVAEAELSLAMDRRLRESTNTQGGN, encoded by the coding sequence ATGGAACAGCTGGCCGAGGCGGCCGGCATCACCGTCCGCACCCTGCGCTTCTACCGGGAGCGCAAACTGATCCCGCCGCCCCGCCGCGAGGGCCGCATCGCCTGGTACGACGACACGCACCTGGCCCGGCTGCGCACGATCGCGGCCCTGCTGGAGCGCGGCCACACCCTCAGCGGCATAGCGGAGCTGGCCGAGGCGTTCGACCAGGGCCGCGACGTGGGCGACCTGCTGGGCCTCGGCGTCCCCACCGAGGAGACCCCGGTCCGCCTCACCCCCGAGGAACTGGCCGACCACTTCGGCGACCAGGCCACCTCGGAGAACCTCGCCGCCGCCCTCGACCTCGGCTACCTCGGCACCGACGGCGGTGAGATCGTCCACATCAGCCGCCGCCTCCTGGACGTCTCGGCCGCGCTGGTCCGTGAGGGCGTCCCCCTCGCCGACGTGCTCAGCGCGGGCCGCCGCGTCCGCGAACACGCCGAGGCCCTGGCCGCCCTCTTCACCGACCTCATCCTCACCCAGCCGGGCCGCACCACCGAGGACCTCGCCCGCCTGCGGCCACTGGCGAAGAGCGTGGCGGAAGCGGAACTTTCTCTGGCGATGGACCGGCGACTGCGGGAGTCGACAAATACACAAGGCGGGAACTGA
- a CDS encoding winged helix-turn-helix domain-containing protein, giving the protein MRYAQRGGYTPAEQEKREQLRLEAAERFERGDEARVIAADLRVTERTVRRWRKVWREGGGAALESKGPVSRERLSVREWDRLEAELKRGPLAHGFTDDQRWTLGRIKTLIGRLFHKGYTIQGVAKLLKRHGWSCQVPVRHAIERDEAAIEMWKDEVWPRLKGQRRTWAPTSASRTKRARG; this is encoded by the coding sequence ATGCGGTACGCACAGAGGGGCGGCTATACGCCCGCCGAGCAGGAGAAGCGGGAACAGCTGAGGCTGGAGGCGGCCGAGCGGTTCGAGCGCGGTGATGAGGCCAGGGTGATCGCGGCCGATCTGCGGGTCACGGAGCGGACGGTGCGGCGGTGGCGCAAGGTGTGGCGCGAGGGCGGGGGCGCGGCGCTGGAGTCGAAGGGGCCGGTGTCGCGGGAGCGGCTGTCGGTGCGGGAGTGGGACCGGCTGGAGGCGGAGCTGAAGCGTGGGCCGCTGGCCCACGGCTTCACCGATGACCAGCGGTGGACGCTGGGCCGGATCAAGACGCTGATCGGCAGGTTGTTCCACAAGGGCTACACGATCCAGGGGGTGGCCAAACTGCTGAAACGGCACGGCTGGTCCTGCCAGGTCCCGGTGCGCCACGCGATCGAGCGCGACGAGGCGGCCATCGAGATGTGGAAGGACGAGGTGTGGCCGCGGTTAAAAGGACAGCGGCGGACCTGGGCGCCTACATCTGCTTCGAGGACGAAG
- a CDS encoding exodeoxyribonuclease III, protein MTSVNVNGLRAAAKKGFVEWLAGTSADVLCLQEVRAEPEQLPAGVRQPEGWHVVHAPAAAKGRAGVSLYSRREPDRVRVGFGSAEFDGSGRYVEADLPGVTVASLYLPSGEVGTDRQDEKVRFMDEFLAYLKELRERAAADGREVVVCGDWNIAHRPADLKNWRANQKNAGFLPEERAWLDRVFDEADGAYVDVLRALHPDVEGPYTWWSYRGRAFDNDSGWRIDHHVATAGLADKAVKGLVERAATHAERWSDHAPVTVVYDL, encoded by the coding sequence GTGACCTCTGTGAATGTGAACGGGCTGCGGGCCGCCGCGAAGAAGGGCTTCGTGGAGTGGCTCGCCGGGACCTCGGCCGACGTGCTCTGCCTCCAGGAGGTGCGGGCCGAGCCGGAGCAGCTCCCCGCCGGGGTGCGGCAGCCCGAGGGGTGGCACGTGGTGCACGCCCCGGCCGCCGCCAAGGGGCGCGCGGGTGTGTCGCTGTACAGCCGTCGCGAGCCCGACAGGGTGCGGGTCGGCTTCGGATCGGCCGAGTTCGACGGCAGCGGGCGGTACGTCGAGGCCGATCTGCCCGGTGTCACCGTCGCCAGCCTCTACCTTCCCTCCGGCGAGGTCGGGACCGACCGGCAGGACGAGAAGGTCCGGTTCATGGACGAGTTCCTCGCCTACCTGAAGGAACTGCGCGAGCGCGCGGCCGCCGACGGGCGCGAGGTCGTCGTCTGCGGCGACTGGAACATCGCCCACCGGCCCGCCGACCTCAAGAACTGGCGGGCGAACCAGAAGAACGCCGGGTTCCTGCCCGAGGAGCGGGCCTGGCTCGACCGGGTCTTCGACGAGGCGGACGGGGCGTACGTCGATGTGCTGCGCGCCCTGCACCCCGACGTTGAGGGGCCCTACACCTGGTGGTCCTACCGGGGGCGGGCCTTCGACAACGACTCGGGATGGCGGATCGACCACCACGTGGCCACGGCCGGGCTCGCCGACAAGGCGGTCAAGGGGCTGGTGGAGCGCGCCGCGACCCACGCGGAGCGGTGGTCGGACCACGCGCCGGTGACGGTCGTCTACGACCTCTGA